The proteins below come from a single Nocardiopsis gilva YIM 90087 genomic window:
- the argS gene encoding arginine--tRNA ligase, which yields MADPQEVLSQRVQSALGAAFGTEFAETDPVIRPSQFADYQANVALALAKRLGRKPRDVASAIEERLDVDDVCREVEISGPGFINLILRDDWIAGQTQGLLSDPRLGVAQPQPQNIPIDYSAPNVAKEMHVGHLRTTVVGDALARTLEFLGHNVIRQNHIGDWGTPFGMLIEHLLDAGEHSAEADLLKTDPNAFYQAAKAQFDTSEEFATRARKRVVLLQGGDTETLRLWQELVDLSKVYFNKVYSALGVTLTDDDLAGESTYNDMLPEICDELERQGLAEVSEGALCVFLDGYTGREGNPVPLIIRKSDGGYGYATTDLATVKYRVEELKADRILYVVGAPQNLHFRMVWDTARKAGWVPDTVETTHVQIGNVLGSDHKILRTRSGKSIRLMELLDEAVERATQVVAENRPDLDDETRAQIAREVGIGAVKYADLSVSHDTEYVFDFDRMLALTGNTGPYLQYAQARIRSIFRKGGVTPEDAAAGTIKVTESAERDLALALLGFAPTVQLVGETLEPHRLCAYLFDLAQAFTSFYDQCPVLKAEDAELRASRLALTAATLRTLVQGLDVLGVHAPEQM from the coding sequence ATGGCCGACCCGCAGGAAGTTCTCTCGCAACGGGTCCAATCCGCACTCGGCGCCGCCTTCGGTACTGAGTTCGCTGAGACCGACCCCGTCATCCGTCCCTCACAGTTCGCCGACTACCAGGCCAACGTCGCGCTGGCGCTCGCCAAGCGACTGGGCCGAAAGCCGCGCGATGTCGCATCCGCTATCGAGGAGCGTCTGGACGTCGATGATGTTTGCCGAGAGGTCGAGATCAGTGGGCCCGGCTTCATCAACCTGATCCTGCGCGACGACTGGATCGCCGGTCAGACCCAGGGGCTGCTGAGCGACCCCCGCCTCGGTGTCGCGCAGCCGCAGCCGCAGAACATCCCGATCGACTACTCCGCGCCGAACGTCGCCAAGGAGATGCACGTCGGCCACCTGCGCACCACCGTCGTGGGCGACGCGCTGGCCCGCACCCTGGAGTTCCTGGGGCACAACGTCATCCGGCAGAACCACATCGGCGACTGGGGCACGCCCTTCGGCATGCTGATCGAGCACCTGCTCGACGCCGGTGAGCACTCCGCCGAGGCCGACCTCCTCAAGACCGACCCGAACGCCTTCTACCAGGCGGCCAAGGCCCAGTTCGACACCTCCGAGGAGTTCGCCACCCGCGCCCGCAAGCGCGTGGTGCTGCTCCAGGGCGGCGACACCGAGACGCTGCGTCTGTGGCAGGAGCTCGTCGACCTCTCGAAGGTCTACTTCAACAAGGTCTACTCCGCGCTCGGCGTCACCCTCACCGACGACGACCTCGCCGGGGAGAGCACCTACAACGACATGCTCCCCGAGATCTGCGATGAGCTGGAGCGCCAGGGCCTGGCCGAGGTCAGCGAGGGCGCGCTGTGCGTGTTCCTCGACGGCTACACCGGCCGCGAGGGCAACCCCGTACCGCTCATCATCCGCAAGAGCGACGGCGGCTACGGCTACGCCACCACCGACCTCGCCACCGTCAAGTACCGCGTCGAGGAGCTGAAGGCCGACCGCATCCTGTATGTGGTCGGAGCCCCGCAGAACCTGCACTTCCGGATGGTGTGGGACACCGCCCGCAAGGCGGGCTGGGTCCCGGACACAGTCGAGACGACCCACGTGCAGATCGGCAACGTGCTCGGTTCGGACCACAAGATCCTGCGCACGCGCAGCGGCAAGTCGATCCGCCTCATGGAGCTGCTCGACGAGGCGGTCGAGCGCGCCACGCAGGTCGTCGCCGAGAACCGTCCCGACCTGGACGACGAGACGCGCGCCCAGATCGCGCGCGAGGTCGGCATCGGCGCGGTGAAGTACGCCGACCTCTCGGTGTCGCACGACACTGAGTACGTCTTCGACTTCGACCGCATGCTCGCGCTGACCGGCAACACCGGCCCGTACCTGCAGTACGCACAGGCGCGTATCCGCTCGATCTTCCGCAAGGGCGGGGTGACGCCCGAGGACGCCGCTGCGGGCACGATCAAGGTGACCGAGTCGGCCGAGCGTGATCTGGCGCTCGCTCTCCTCGGCTTCGCCCCCACGGTCCAACTGGTCGGCGAGACCCTGGAGCCGCACCGGCTGTGCGCTTACCTGTTCGACCTGGCGCAGGCCTTCACCTCGTTCTACGACCAGTGCCCGGTCCTCAAGGCCGAGGACGCCGAGCTGCGCGCCTCCCGCCTGGCCCTGACGGCGGCCACCCTGCGCACCCTGGTCCAGGGTCTCGACGTGCTCGGTGTCCACGCGCCGGAGCAGATGTAG
- a CDS encoding thiol-disulfide oxidoreductase DCC family protein: protein MTGAAPMLIYDGNCGFCTRSVRLTERLPVHVTLTPWQETDLAGLGVGEERAEREVLWVASSGRVAGGADAFAELLTHSRGAWPLAGRMMKLPVIRTFAAGAYRLVAANRYRLAGATPACQLPPNQRPGRRASSGRQC, encoded by the coding sequence ATGACCGGTGCGGCCCCGATGCTCATCTACGACGGCAACTGCGGCTTCTGCACGCGCAGCGTCCGGCTCACCGAACGGTTGCCGGTGCATGTGACACTGACGCCCTGGCAGGAGACCGACCTCGCCGGGCTGGGCGTTGGCGAGGAGCGGGCCGAGCGCGAAGTGCTCTGGGTGGCGTCCTCCGGCCGAGTCGCGGGCGGTGCCGACGCCTTCGCCGAGCTCCTCACACACTCTCGCGGCGCGTGGCCGCTGGCGGGGCGCATGATGAAGCTGCCCGTGATCCGGACGTTCGCGGCGGGTGCGTATCGACTGGTCGCGGCGAATCGGTACCGACTGGCGGGCGCCACCCCGGCCTGCCAGCTGCCACCGAACCAGCGACCGGGGCGGCGAGCCTCGTCAGGGCGTCAGTGCTGA
- a CDS encoding SDR family oxidoreductase has product MSYMGKSLTVITGASSGIGAATARAFSGSGHPLLLLARRMERMQQLELPNAMCRAVDVTDRSAVTAAVKEAEDTYGPADVLVNNAGVMLNNPAAAQDPDEWDRMIDINIRGLLNGVHAVLPGMTERQHGTIVNVSSIAGRKSFPGSAVYSGTKHAVHAASEAIRAEAAPSNVRVIVISPGFVDTELSSHITDPEVRANYQAAEAALEGGLSATTVADAILYAYRQPHTVCIREIALAATGQTV; this is encoded by the coding sequence ATGTCGTACATGGGGAAATCACTGACAGTAATCACGGGGGCAAGTTCCGGAATCGGCGCGGCAACCGCGCGGGCGTTTTCCGGTTCCGGGCATCCGCTTCTCTTACTCGCACGGCGGATGGAGCGAATGCAGCAGCTGGAGCTTCCCAACGCGATGTGCCGGGCCGTGGACGTCACCGATCGCTCCGCTGTCACGGCCGCGGTCAAGGAGGCCGAAGACACCTACGGTCCCGCCGACGTGCTGGTCAACAACGCCGGCGTGATGCTCAACAACCCTGCGGCCGCCCAGGACCCCGACGAGTGGGACCGCATGATCGACATCAACATCCGCGGCCTTCTCAACGGCGTCCACGCCGTTCTACCGGGGATGACGGAACGCCAGCACGGCACGATCGTCAACGTCAGCTCCATTGCCGGACGCAAGTCCTTCCCCGGCAGCGCCGTGTACAGCGGCACCAAGCACGCCGTCCACGCCGCGTCCGAGGCCATCCGTGCGGAGGCCGCGCCCAGCAATGTCCGGGTCATCGTGATCTCCCCGGGCTTCGTGGACACGGAGCTCAGCTCGCACATCACCGACCCGGAGGTGCGCGCGAACTACCAGGCGGCCGAGGCGGCCCTGGAGGGCGGCCTCAGCGCCACCACCGTCGCCGACGCAATCCTCTATGCCTACCGTCAGCCGCACACCGTCTGCATCCGCGAGATCGCGCTGGCCGCGACGGGGCAGACGGTCTGA